One part of the Vicia villosa cultivar HV-30 ecotype Madison, WI linkage group LG6, Vvil1.0, whole genome shotgun sequence genome encodes these proteins:
- the LOC131613115 gene encoding homeobox-leucine zipper protein ATHB-22-like — protein MEIERKEEHSYGKPKMDWNTVSTTPFVPHLDSSLSFLYNYNTNPYSGMEVSEMALSETQQRLLHVTEDEMNMIYNGNGYGEKKKKKLTSNQIDFLERCFQEDMKLDSKRKMKLSRELGLQPRQITVWFQNRRTRLKTKQLERSYDELKQENQKLQKEVMDLKEKLKEKAHFRTQTYGEETIENLEGLPCRNIEGEPYPCFNMTQATTSSIQQAAEGYDHSSFNVADFDSVSLFHECHWPNLPYYP, from the exons ATGGAAATTGAAAGGAAGGAAGAACACAGCTACGGAAAACCTAAAATGGATTGGAATACTGTGAGCACAACACCATTTGTTCCTCATCTAGACTCTTCTTTAAGCTTTTTATACAACTATAACACCAACCCTTATTCAG GTATGGAAGTGAGTGAAATGGCATTGAGTGAGACACAACAAAGGTTGCTTCATGTGACGGAAGATGAAATGAACATGATTTATAATGGAAATGGTTAcggagagaaaaagaagaagaaattgacAAGTAACCAGATTGATTTTCTGGAGAGGTGTTTTCAAGAAGATATGAAGTTAGACTCTAAAAGGAAAATGAAACTTTCAAGAGAGTTAGGGCTTCAACCTCGCCAAATTACTGTTTGGTTTCAAAATAGGCGTACTAGGTTGAAGACTAAGCAACTTGAACGCTCGTATGATGAGCTTAAGCAAGAAAATCAGAAACTTCAGAAAGAG GTTATGGATTTGAAGGAAAAACTAAAAGAGAAAGCTCATTTTAGGACACAGACATATGGTGAAGAAACAATAGAAAACCTAGAAGGGCTGCCATGCAGAAATATAGAAGGAGAGCCATATCCATGTTTCAATATGACACAAGCAACAACAAGTAGCATTCAACAAGCTGCAGAGGGATATGACCACAGTTCCTTTAATGTTGCAGATTTTGACTCAGTTTCATTGTTTCATGAGTGTCACTGGCCTAATTTACCTTATTATCCCTAA
- the LOC131615247 gene encoding uncharacterized protein LOC131615247: protein MTQVNELFIEIFSWLNGPQKLDAYDLFVKDLMRPDVKQWDVVKVNRVFGREEAKTILSTPLVEDVVEDRLIWQEEQSGVYSVKSGYRLWRRLQSNIHHYGTEGKWSNLWSILAPPRAKHLLWRICRDCLPTRSKLQQHHVQCPTLCPWCELEDEDEWHVFFGCCSTSQSWRAAGLSSIIESRLHTFRDAKSLIFDVCSREDRRDAGRFAVCLEMLWRSRNNVVWQDTREDPMRVGLQAYQNWYDWFLAREKQNPSGPNSNSEIWVPPAVNQVKCNVDAAFNKVSDTTNRGWCFRDHVGRFITGGVAWDVGSLSVIEAEATALKEAIQHAISLQLSHVIFESDCQIHPIFGSTKIYIVALDDKN from the exons atgACACAAGTTAATGagctatttatagaaatattttcttggcTGAATGGCCCTCAAAAGCTAGATGCTTATGATCTCTTTGTCAAAGATCTTATGCGACCCGATGTAAAACAATGGGATGTGGTTAAGGTGAATCGAGTTTTTGGTAGGGAGGAGGCCAAAACTATCCTTAGTACTCCGTTAGTGGAGGATGTAGTGGAGGATAGGTTGATTTGGCAAGAGGAACAAAGTGGTGTTTATAGTGTGAAATCGGGGTATAGACTATGGCGACGGCTTCAAAGTAATATTCATCATTATGGTACTGAAGGCAAGTGGAGTAATCTTTGGAGTATTCTAGCGCCTCCCAGAGCTAAACACTTGTTATGGCGAATTTGTAGGGATTGTCTCCCGACCCGGTCAAAACTTCAACAGCATCATGTTCAATGCCCGACCTTATGTCCTTGGTGTGAgttagaagatgaagatgagtggCATGTGTTCTTTGGGTGTTGTTCTACTAGCCAAagttggcgggcagcaggtttgtcaTCTATTATTGAATCCCGTTTACATACATTCCGCGATGCTAAGTCACTTATTTTTGATGTGTGTAGTCGTGAGGATCGTAGGGATGCGGGAAGATTTGCGGTTTGTCTTGAGATGCTCTGGAGAAGTAGAAATAATGTAGTATGGCAAGATACTCGTGAAGACCCTATGCGGGTTGGTTTACAAGCCTATCAAAATTGGTACGATTGGTTCCTAGCCAGAGAGAAGCAAAATCCTTCCGGTCCTAATAGTAATTCAGAAATTTGGGTTCCACCTGCGGTAAACCAAGTAAAGTGCAATGTTGACGCAGCTTTCAACAAGGTTAGTGATACTACTAATAGAGGATGGTGCTTTAGGGATCATGTGGGGAGATTTATCACAGGTGGAGTGGCTTGGGATGTGGGTTCTCTTTCCGTCATTGAAGCTGAAGCCACCGCTTTGAAGGAAGCAATCCAACATGCCATCTCTCTTCAGTTATCTCATGTTATCTTTGAAAGTGATTGTCAAATT CACCCTATATTTGGTAGTACTAAAATCTATATTGTGGCACTAGATGACAAAAACtga